GTCGCGGCCGAGGTCGTCGGTGCCGAAGGGGTGGTCCCAGGACGGCGGGAGGAGCTTGCGCGAGAGGTCGACGGCCTGTTCGTCGAGCTGCACGAGCGGGGGGACGACGAGGACGGCGAGGAGGATGACGCCGACGGTCACGGCGGAGCTCCACAGCCGCAGGCGGTGGGTGCGCTGGTCAGCCATCGAAGCCCACCCTCGGGTCGGCGAGTCCGTACAGCAGGTCGGAGAGGAGGTTGCCGAGGAGGACGGCGGCGGTGGCGAGGACCGTGAGCGCGGCGAGCAGCGGGAAGTCCACGGAGGTGGCGGCCGTGACGGTGGCCGCCGCGATGCCGGGCCAGCTGAAGACGGTCTCGACGAGCAGGGCGCCGGTGATGAGCTCGGGGACGCGGGAGCCCACGAGGGTGAGCATCGGCAGCATGCCGGAGCGCAGGGCGTGGCCGGTCAGGACGGTGCGGCCGCTCAGACCGCGGGCGCGGGCGCCGCGCACCGGGTCCTCGTCGAGGGCGTCGCCGACGCCCTGGCGGACGTACAGGAAGAACCACGGCAGCTGGGAGATCCCGAGGACGAGCGCGGGCAGCACGAGGTGGCGGGCGACCTGGTCGGCGGTGACGGTGTCGCTGGCGGTGTCGGTGAGCCCGCCGGCCGGGAGGACGCCGAGCTTCAGGGCGAAGAACCAGATCGCGAGCAGGCCGAGCCAGAAGGCGGGGGCGGCTTCCAGGGTGTACGCGGCGGAACTGACGGCCCGGTCGAGGAGGCCGCCGCGGCGGCGTCCCGCGAGGACGCCGAGGAGCGTGCCGAGGGCGATGGCGATCAGGAAGGCGGTGACGGCGAGGAGGACGGACCAGCCGAGGCGCTCCGTGATGACGTCGACGACGGGGGCGCGCATGACCGAGGAGTCGCCGAGGTCGCCGGTGACGGCGGCGGTGAGCCACTCCCACCAGCGGGTGAGGAGGGGCAGGTCGGCGCCGAGGTTGGCGCGGAGCTGGTCGAGGTTCTCCTGCGAGGCGGTCAGTCCGGCGGTGCCGGCGTAGGCCTTCACGGGGTCGAAGGGGGAGGCCGCGGCGACGGCGAACACCGCGAAGGTGACGGCGAGGAGGACGGGGACGGCGGCCAGGGCGCGCCGTCCCGTCATCCGCGCCATGGCCCCCCAGGGGAGGCGGCGGTTCACTTCTGCGTCGCTCCGGACTTCTTGGGCTTCCAGCCCTCGACGTCCCACCAGGGACCGGAGGCGAGGCCGTGGTCGTGCGGCTCGATCTGGGTGCTCAGCCCGTTCCAGCTGTCGTTGACGACGTACAGGTGGTCGATGTGGGTGAGGAAGGTGTAGCCGGGGTTCTTGACCAGTTCGCGCTGGACGGTGTCGTACGCGGCGCGGCGCTCGGCGGTGTCGTTCGTCCGGCGGCCGTCCTCCAGGGCGCGGTCCACGGTCTTGTTGTCGTACCAGGCCATGTTGTTGAAGCCGTCGCCCCCGAGGGAGGACGTCAGGAGCAGGTACTGGTCGAAGTCGGGGTCGCCGGGCGAGCCGCCGCCGGCGAGGACGGCGTCGGTCTTCATCCGGGGCTCGATGACCTCCCAGGTGCCGGCCTGGGTCGTGATGTCGATGCCGGCCTTCTTGGCGTCGGAGGCGTAGGCGAGGGCGTGGTCCTGGCGGAGCTTGTCGCCGGAGAGGTACCAGAGCGGGAACGCGGCGCGGACGCCGTTCTTGACGCGGATGCCGTCCGGGCCGGGCTTCCAGCCGGCCTCGTCGAGGATCTTCTGGGCGCCGGCGAGGTCGTGGCGGCGCTCGGTGCCCTTCGCGAACCACGGGCTGTCGGTGGGGACGGGCCCGTAGGCGGGCTTCCCGGCCCCTTCGAGGATCTTGTCGACCATGGCCTGCCGGTCGACGGCGACGTCGAGGGCGCGGCGGACGGCGGGGTCGCCGGTCACCTTGTGGTGGGTGGGAAGGGTGACGGTGCGGTAGTCGTACGTCTTCGCCTCGTACGTCTTCCGCCCCTTGTCGCCCTTGAACCCGGCAGCGAGGTTGGGCGGCAGGATGGCGCCGTCGAGGTCACCGGCGCGCAGCCGGGTCGCGCGGACGTCGTCGTCCTTGACGATGGCCATGGTGAACTTCTTCACCGCGGGCGCGCCGTCCCAGTAGGTCGGGTTGGCCTTGAAGCTGAGCTTCTCGCCCTTGGACCAGCCGCTGAGGACGTACGGTCCGGTGCCGATCGGCTTCGTGGTGAACGCGCCGGTGTTGACGTCCTGCTTCGCGGCGACGTGCTCGGGCGCGATGGCGTGGACGGTGCGCTCGGCGAAGGGCGCGTAGGGGTACTTCAGGGTGAAGACGACGGTGTCGTCGCCGATCGCCTCGACCTTCTTGACCGCGTCGAGCTCGGTGCGGGAGGCGTTGTTCGTCTTCGGGTCGAGGATCGTCCGGTACGTGAAGACGACGTCCTTCGAGGTGAAGGGCGCTCCGTCGCTGAAGGTCACACCGTCGCGGAGGGTGTACGTGTACGTGAGCCCGTCCGCGCTGACGTCCGGCAGCTTCGCGGCGAGGGCGGGCTTCAGCGTCATGTCGGCGTCGAAGGCGAGGAGCCCGTCGAAGATCTTGGAGTTGCCGTCCTTGCCGTAGCCGAGGAGCGGGCTGAGCGTCTCGGGCT
The sequence above is a segment of the Streptomyces sp. NBC_01255 genome. Coding sequences within it:
- a CDS encoding ABC transporter permease — encoded protein: MNRRLPWGAMARMTGRRALAAVPVLLAVTFAVFAVAAASPFDPVKAYAGTAGLTASQENLDQLRANLGADLPLLTRWWEWLTAAVTGDLGDSSVMRAPVVDVITERLGWSVLLAVTAFLIAIALGTLLGVLAGRRRGGLLDRAVSSAAYTLEAAPAFWLGLLAIWFFALKLGVLPAGGLTDTASDTVTADQVARHLVLPALVLGISQLPWFFLYVRQGVGDALDEDPVRGARARGLSGRTVLTGHALRSGMLPMLTLVGSRVPELITGALLVETVFSWPGIAAATVTAATSVDFPLLAALTVLATAAVLLGNLLSDLLYGLADPRVGFDG
- a CDS encoding ABC transporter substrate-binding protein; protein product: MTARSIRGAAAAILAGAFALTAAACTNPGSPAGASGGPKDSAVVGIAYEPETLSPLLGYGKDGNSKIFDGLLAFDADMTLKPALAAKLPDVSADGLTYTYTLRDGVTFSDGAPFTSKDVVFTYRTILDPKTNNASRTELDAVKKVEAIGDDTVVFTLKYPYAPFAERTVHAIAPEHVAAKQDVNTGAFTTKPIGTGPYVLSGWSKGEKLSFKANPTYWDGAPAVKKFTMAIVKDDDVRATRLRAGDLDGAILPPNLAAGFKGDKGRKTYEAKTYDYRTVTLPTHHKVTGDPAVRRALDVAVDRQAMVDKILEGAGKPAYGPVPTDSPWFAKGTERRHDLAGAQKILDEAGWKPGPDGIRVKNGVRAAFPLWYLSGDKLRQDHALAYASDAKKAGIDITTQAGTWEVIEPRMKTDAVLAGGGSPGDPDFDQYLLLTSSLGGDGFNNMAWYDNKTVDRALEDGRRTNDTAERRAAYDTVQRELVKNPGYTFLTHIDHLYVVNDSWNGLSTQIEPHDHGLASGPWWDVEGWKPKKSGATQK